A window of Methanosphaera sp. WGK6 contains these coding sequences:
- a CDS encoding formylmethanofuran--tetrahydromethanopterin N-formyltransferase — protein MDFEIEDTYCEAFTGTCVRMIVTAEDDRTIEKIAYDASATPGTVIGRTESGVEKFLTREETPDNRPGVIIQFWYNTKDLNKFDKELSFRIRQDILVKPFVKIFDASIDPFDYIDTTEHVGHCGDGYEWTEEIYGRTMIRVPICVPDFYIEQKLGCMEGIMGVNFWYYCNTKEAVLEAGYKALEALGEVEGICTPFDICSAGSKVETNYPEIGPTTNHPYCPSLKDKIGDESKVEDGVNFIPEIVIDALNVEAAKESLRKGIEALNGVDGVIKVSAGNYGGNLGKFKFNLKDVLE, from the coding sequence ATGGATTTCGAAATAGAAGACACATATTGTGAAGCATTTACTGGAACTTGTGTAAGAATGATTGTTACAGCAGAAGATGATCGAACTATTGAAAAAATAGCTTACGATGCATCAGCAACTCCTGGAACAGTAATTGGAAGAACTGAATCAGGGGTAGAAAAATTCTTAACACGAGAAGAAACTCCTGATAATAGACCAGGAGTAATTATTCAGTTTTGGTATAATACAAAAGATTTAAATAAATTTGATAAAGAATTATCATTCAGAATAAGACAAGACATACTTGTAAAACCATTTGTAAAAATATTTGATGCATCAATTGACCCTTTTGACTATATAGATACAACAGAACATGTAGGTCATTGTGGGGATGGTTATGAATGGACTGAAGAAATATATGGAAGAACAATGATACGTGTACCTATATGTGTACCTGATTTCTACATAGAACAAAAATTAGGTTGTATGGAGGGAATAATGGGAGTAAATTTCTGGTATTACTGTAATACAAAAGAAGCAGTATTGGAAGCAGGATACAAAGCATTAGAAGCACTAGGGGAAGTTGAAGGAATATGCACTCCATTTGATATATGTTCTGCAGGATCTAAAGTTGAAACAAATTATCCTGAAATAGGTCCAACAACAAATCATCCATATTGTCCTTCATTAAAAGATAAAATTGGAGATGAATCTAAAGTTGAAGATGGAGTAAACTTTATACCTGAAATAGTAATTGATGCATTAAATGTTGAAGCTGCTAAAGAATCACTTAGAAAAGGAATAGAAGCTTTAAATGGAGTAGATGGTGTAATAAAAGTATCTGCTGGTAATTATGGTGGAAACTTAGGTAAATTTAAATTTAACTTAAAAGATGTTTTAGAGTAG